The Anabaena sp. WA102 genome contains a region encoding:
- a CDS encoding endonuclease MutS2, which translates to MIQSETLELLEWPRLCQHLSTFAATKLGAIVARNLPIPETQVESEQLLAQTKEVYELESRLHPGLSFEGIQDIGDSLERAILQSILPGEELLAIATTLAGTRNLRRVIDNQENVPVLSDLVSQLRTYPELEQEIHRCIDERGQVTDRASQKMGEIRIELRRIRGQITQKLQNIIQAKSGAVQEQLITQRSDRFVIPVKAPQKDAIPGIVHDTSTSGATLYIEPNSVVPLGNQLRQVIRKEQTEAEVIRRTLTEKVAAVTPDLERLLAIVTTLDLAVAKSRYSLWIGSNPPRFVNREDNEIITLRNLRHPLLVWQQQHEQGNPVVPVDLLISPQIRVVTITGPNTGGKTVTLKTLGLAAIMAKVGLFVPAREPVEMPWFSQVLADIGDEQSLQQSLSTFSGHIRRISRILEALESGGRGAGPAPNNQEEKEEGVRSQESEVSRGGETPPRSREKEEEIKLPIPSPQSLVLLDEVGAGTDPVEGSALAIALLKYLANHTQLTMASTHFGELKALKYEDPRFENASVEFNETTLSPTYRLLWGIPGRSNALSIALRLGLKPEVVAAAKTQVGEATDEVNQVIAGLEAQRRNQETKAAEAQKLLRQAERLYKEVSDKAASLEAREKDLRASQEIAVQQAITQAKGEIAQVIRRLQKGTPNAQDAQQATASLSQIAQKYEPAPPPKPKPGFMPKVGDRVRIPKLGQTAEVLTIPDADGNFNVRFGIMKMTVQLQDIESLDGQKPEPIVKPKPAPTIVTPPPAPAIRTSKNTVDLRGKRVADAEYILDKAISEAAGPLWIIHGHGTGKLKQGVHVFLQQHPRVTHYEPAEQADGGTGVTIAHI; encoded by the coding sequence TTGATCCAATCTGAAACCTTAGAATTACTAGAGTGGCCCCGTCTGTGCCAGCACCTTTCCACCTTTGCGGCAACTAAGTTAGGGGCGATAGTTGCGCGTAACCTGCCGATTCCTGAGACTCAGGTAGAAAGTGAACAGTTATTAGCGCAAACCAAAGAAGTTTACGAACTGGAAAGTCGTTTACATCCAGGGTTGTCCTTTGAGGGAATACAGGATATTGGTGATTCCCTGGAACGGGCAATACTCCAAAGTATTTTACCTGGTGAGGAACTGTTGGCGATCGCTACCACCTTGGCAGGAACAAGAAATTTACGTCGTGTTATTGATAATCAAGAAAATGTCCCGGTTTTATCCGATTTAGTTTCCCAATTGCGAACTTACCCCGAATTAGAACAGGAAATCCACCGTTGTATTGATGAACGGGGGCAAGTAACTGATCGTGCTAGTCAGAAAATGGGGGAAATTCGCATAGAATTGCGGAGAATTCGCGGACAAATCACCCAAAAACTCCAAAATATTATTCAAGCTAAATCGGGCGCTGTTCAAGAACAGTTAATTACCCAAAGAAGCGATCGCTTTGTTATCCCCGTTAAAGCCCCCCAAAAGGACGCAATTCCCGGCATTGTTCACGACACCTCTACCAGTGGTGCAACCCTGTATATAGAGCCTAATAGTGTCGTACCATTGGGTAATCAACTGCGGCAAGTCATCAGAAAAGAACAAACTGAAGCAGAAGTAATTCGCCGGACTTTAACAGAGAAGGTGGCCGCAGTTACCCCAGACTTAGAAAGATTATTAGCTATTGTCACCACCTTAGATTTAGCAGTTGCCAAATCCCGTTACAGTCTGTGGATAGGTTCTAATCCCCCACGTTTTGTGAATCGAGAAGACAATGAAATTATCACCTTGCGAAATCTGCGCCATCCCTTGCTAGTCTGGCAACAGCAGCATGAACAAGGAAATCCAGTCGTACCTGTAGATTTGTTAATTAGTCCCCAAATTCGGGTAGTTACAATTACCGGACCCAATACAGGTGGAAAAACTGTCACCTTAAAAACCTTGGGATTAGCCGCTATCATGGCGAAAGTAGGTTTATTTGTTCCCGCCCGTGAACCCGTAGAAATGCCTTGGTTTTCGCAAGTTTTAGCTGATATTGGGGATGAACAATCTTTACAACAGAGTTTATCCACATTTTCAGGGCATATTCGCCGCATTAGTCGAATATTAGAAGCATTAGAGTCAGGAGGTAGGGGCGCAGGGCCTGCGCCCAACAATCAGGAAGAAAAAGAAGAAGGAGTCAGGAGTCAGGAGTCAGAAGTCAGTAGGGGCGGGGAAACCCCGCCCAGAAGTCGGGAGAAAGAAGAAGAAATAAAACTACCAATCCCCAGTCCCCAGTCCCTAGTTCTACTTGATGAAGTTGGTGCAGGTACAGATCCCGTTGAAGGAAGTGCATTAGCGATCGCTTTACTGAAATATCTCGCCAATCATACCCAGCTAACAATGGCTAGTACCCACTTTGGCGAACTCAAGGCATTAAAATACGAAGATCCTCGGTTTGAAAATGCTTCCGTAGAATTTAACGAAACCACACTTTCACCCACTTACCGTCTATTGTGGGGGATTCCTGGACGTTCTAACGCCCTGAGTATTGCCTTGCGTTTAGGCTTAAAACCAGAGGTAGTAGCAGCAGCGAAAACTCAAGTGGGAGAAGCCACAGACGAAGTAAACCAAGTTATCGCCGGTTTAGAAGCCCAACGTCGCAATCAGGAAACCAAAGCCGCCGAAGCCCAAAAATTATTACGTCAAGCCGAAAGATTATATAAAGAAGTTTCTGACAAAGCCGCGTCCTTAGAAGCCAGAGAAAAAGATTTGCGGGCTTCCCAAGAAATCGCCGTTCAACAAGCAATTACCCAAGCCAAAGGCGAAATTGCCCAAGTAATCCGCCGCTTGCAAAAAGGCACACCTAACGCCCAAGATGCCCAACAAGCCACCGCATCCCTAAGTCAAATTGCCCAAAAATACGAACCTGCACCACCACCTAAACCTAAGCCTGGGTTTATGCCGAAAGTGGGCGATCGCGTACGAATTCCCAAATTAGGTCAAACCGCCGAAGTTTTAACAATTCCTGATGCTGACGGCAACTTTAATGTCCGTTTTGGCATCATGAAAATGACAGTCCAACTCCAAGATATAGAATCCTTAGATGGACAAAAACCCGAACCCATAGTTAAACCAAAACCAGCCCCAACGATAGTTACACCACCACCAGCCCCAGCTATTCGTACCTCCAAAAATACTGTGGATTTGCGCGGAAAACGAGTAGCCGATGCCGAATACATCTTAGATAAAGCTATTTCTGAAGCCGCTGGCCCCCTATGGATTATTCATGGACACGGTACTGGTAAACTCAAGCAAGGAGTCCACGTTTTCTTACAACAACACCCCAGAGTTACCCACTACGAACCAGCAGAACAAGCCGATGGTGGTACTGGTGTTACTATTGCTCATATCTAA